Proteins from one Sarcophilus harrisii chromosome 2, mSarHar1.11, whole genome shotgun sequence genomic window:
- the LOC111718839 gene encoding uncharacterized protein LOC111718839, whose translation MLYVKLNAEKAIAGWLHKEKKSLQDSKMPLHPGKSTSEGSYLDSEHQSSLQSIKDSKWLTLSAQEQLAWVKNTQDPRIARGIRSPLEKKILSLDGLHSSTAQKLLAKRSRKENENIYKLKSASLDYRLSQAMAYYSRRHDEIMEDSLRYVPVELSGPEKESGLLQEEKKWTPQKWDYLVNERELKQIERHIYRANQARNLRNKTCILYPHDISRKAFPPRIWTTESKKDDIQKRHKTREQMRKSEAKQIEEHQKRMIHGRKVMQSHREQRFYSIPSGFPRVSKPEVKKEQIKFYEWVTAYPLLQPRHGKRLEIHILIEKSKLKGEKQEESGMKQSTGSIFLEIPPFLKSRVDKMKVY comes from the exons atGTTATATGtgaaattaaatgcagaaaaagcaattGCTGGATGGctacataaagaaaagaaatccttgcAGGATAGTAAAATGCCTCTACATCCGGGAAAATCTACCTCTGAAGGATCTTATTTGGACAGTGAACATCAATCTTCCCTCCAATCCATAAAAGATTCAAAATGGTTGACACTGAGTGCACAAGAGCA GTTAGCCTGGGTCAAAAATACTCAAGACCCTCGGATTGCCAGGGGTATCCGATCCCCTCTGGAGAAAAAGATATTG AGTTTAGATGGCTTACATAGTTCAACTGCACAAAAATTGTTAGCTAAAAGGTCTCGAAAGGAGAATGAAAACATCTATAAATTAAAGTCTGCATCCCTGGACTACCGGCTCAGCCAAGCAATGGCTTATTACTCTAGGAGACATGATGAAATTATGGAGGACTCCCTGAGGTATGTTCCTGTAGAGTTGTCTGGCCCAGAAAAAGAGTCAGGACtacttcaagaagaaaaaaaatggacaccacaaaaatgggactatttagtaAATGAGAGAGAACTAAAGCAGATAGAGCGGCATATTTACAGAGCAAACCAAGCTAGAAACCTTAGAAATAAAACATGTATACTCTACCCTCATGATATTTCAAGGAAAGCATTTCCTCCCAGAATTTGGACAACAGAAAGTAAAAAGGATGATATCCAGAAAAGACATAAAACAAGAGAGCAGATGAGAAAATCTGAGGCAAAGCAAATTGAAGAACATCAAAAGCGCATGATACATGGGAGAAAGGTTATGCAAAGTCACAGAGAACAACGTTTTTATAGTATCCCCAGTGGGTTTCCTCGAGTTTCAAAACCTGAGGTGAAGAAAgagcaaataaaattttatgaatgGGTTACTGCTTATCCACTTCTCCAACCTCGCCATGGAAAGCGGCTGGAAATACATATCCttattgaaaaatcaaaattgaaaggGGAGAAACAGGAAGAAAGCGGAATGAAACAGTCAACTGGTTCGATATTCTTGGAAATTCCACCATTTTTGAAGAGTCGAGTagacaaaatgaaagtttattaa